The genomic region TGCCCGTGCTGACAATCGTGCTCGGGCTCTTCTTCGCCACGATGCTCGCCCTTGGTGGCCGCAAGGGCCGCGCCGGCGTGACGGGTGTACGAGGCGGCGCGCTGTACCGCACTGTGTACTTCTTCCCGCAGGTGCTCTCCGTGGTCATCATCGCGCTGCTGTGGAAGGAGGTCTACCACCCCAACAAGGGCCTGCTCACGGCTTCCCTGCACGGGCTCGGCCTGCCCGCTCCCACCTGGCTCGGTGACCCGGCCACCGCCTTCTGGTGCGTGCTGGCGGTGATGGTGTGGAGCAACGTCGGCTTCTACGTCGTGCTGTTCGGCGCCGCGATGTCGGCGGTGCCCAAGGAGATCTACGAGGCGGTGCTGCTCGACGGCGCGTCCCGGTTCACGACGCTGCGCCGGGTCACCCTGCCCCTGCTCTGGGACACCGTGCAGGTCGCCTGGGTCTACCTGGCGATCTTCGCCCTGGACGGGTTCATCCTCGTACAGCTGATGACGAACGGCGGGCCGAACTTCTCCACCGACGTGATCGGCGTGCGGATGTACGACACCGCGTTCGGCAGCGAGACCAAGTTCGGCTACGCCTCGGCGATCGGCGTGGTGATGTTCTTCCTGACCCTCTCGGTGGCGGTGCTGTCGCTGCGGGTCGGCCGGCGCGATCGGATCGAGTACTCGTGACCACTCTGGATCAGCCCACCGTCTCCACGCCGACGCCGACCACCGGGCGGGACCGCCCGGTGCGGCGGGAACTCGGCATCGCCAACACCCTCTCGCACGGCTTCCTGCTGCTCTGGGGTCTGCTCACAGTCCTGCCGCTGCTGTGGATGTTCCTCAGCTCGTTCAAGAGCAACGGCGAGATCCTCGCCGACCCGTGGGGGCTGCCCGGGGCGCTGCACTGGGACAACTGGGCGCGGGCCTGGACGGGCGCGCACATCGGCAGGTACTTCCTCAACAGCCTCGTCGTGGTCGCCGGCTCGGTCAGCCTGACCATGCTGACCGGCGCCACCGCCGCGTACGTCTTCGCCCGGTACGAGTTCCGCGGCCGGCAGTTCGTCTACTACCTGTTCGTGGGCGGGCTGATGTTTCCGGTGTTCCTCGCCCTGGTGCCGCTGTTCTTCGTGGTCCGCAATGCCGGGCTGTTCGGCACCTGGACCGGCCTGATCCTCGTGTACTCGGCGTACTCACTGCCGTTCACCGTGTTCTTCCTTACGGCGTTCTTCCGGACCCTGCCCACCTCGGTGGCGGAGGCCGCCATGGTCGACGGCTGCGGCCACTTCCGGCTCTTCTTCCGGGTGATGCTGCCGATGGCGCGTCCGGGATTGATCAGTGTGGCGATCTTCAACTTCCTCAGCCACTGGAACCAGTTCCTGTTGCCGCAGGTGCTGATGCAGGGCGACGAGTCGAAGTGGGTGCTCGCGCAGGGGCTGTTCGCGCTGTCGGTCAGCCAGGGCTACGCCGGCGACTACGCGCGGCTCTTCGCCGGGTTGAGCATCGCGGTGCTGCCGGTGCTCGCCGTCTACGTGGCCTTCCAACGCCAGGTTCAAGCCGGCCTCACCGCAGGCCAACTCAAGTAGCCCGACCCGCCCGGCTGCTCGCTGCCCGTCACCGCTGCCCGGCTGCTCGCTGCTCGCTGTTCGCTGCCGCTGTCCGGCGCTCGGTGCCTGCTGCCCTGTCCACTGCCGACCGATCCCAATCACCGCCCGATCGCGGTGCGCACGGCAGTCGGCGGGCCTGCCTTCTCTTCCCAAGATCCGCGCGCTTTCGGTGAAGTTGCTGCCTCGCGACGCGGTGAGGCAGCAACTTCGCCGAAGTTGCGCGGATCTTGGGGACACGCAGGGGCAGGGGGCGGCGCAGGGCGTCGGCGGGCGGGGGAGGCGCAGGGCGGAGGCGCGGGGTGGCGGCGGGCGGTCAGGGGATCGGGAAGAGGCGGGCGTGCAGGGCGGCCGGGTCGGTCACTTCGGCCAGGTCGCGGGCGGCCAGCCACGCCGCCGCGGCGGCGCCGTCGCCGGCGGTGCGTAGCGGCGCGTCCGGCCAACGTCGAGCGACCTCGGCGCGGACGGCCGTGCCGAGCGGGGTGTCCCCGGTGAGCAGACCGCCGCCGAGCACGACGGGTGTCGTGGCCCCGGCCGGGCGGATCCGTCCGACGCTGGCCGCCAGGTGCGCGGCGGCCTCGGCGATCAGTGCGTTCGCCACGGGCTCGCCAGCGGTGGCGGCGGTGACGACAAGCGGGGCGAGTCGGGCCAGCTCGACGGGGGGTCGTCGGGTGACGGCCTGGATGGTGGCGTCCACTGTGTCCCGTGGGCGGGCGGCGATGTCGGCGCTGCCCATCAGTTCGATGAGCACCGCTGTGGTCAGCTCACCGGGGGTACGGCCGGTGTCCAGGTCGGCGAGGAGCCGGCGGACGGCTTCGCGGCCGAGCCAGAAGCCCGATCCTGCGTCGCCGAGCAGCCAGCCGTGGCCGTCGGCGACGCGGTCCAGCCGCAGGTCGCGGACCTGGGCGGTGATGGCCCCGGTGCCGGCGATGAGCACCGTTCCGTCGGGGTCGGCGGTGCCGGAGGCGTACGCGACGAGGGCGTCGCCGTGCACGGCGTACGGGCAGCGGAGGCCTGCGTCGTGCCAGGCCCTGTCGAAGGCGGCCCGGCCGGCGGGGTCGGCGTGCAGGCGGGCGGCTCCGGCGAGCCCGATGGTGCCGGCGGCGACCCGGGCCGGGTCGGTGCCGGCGAGCGCCCCGCGTAGCGCGGTCAGCAGTTCGGTGGCGGCCTGTTCGGCACCGTGGCTTGTGGGGTTTCCACCGCCGGCGCGGCCGGTGCCGAGGCGTTCACCGGTGAGGGTCAGGGCGGTCGCCCGGGTGGACGTACCGCCGATGTCGAGCCCGATCACGACGGTGTCGGACATCGGCACGGCCTCCTTGCGTTGCGCGGTGTCGGGGCCTGTTCATGCTGGTCGGCGCCGTCGCCCGGGGCAAGACCCGGCGAGTGCGCCAGGTAACAGTTTGAAAACTTCGCCCACGGTCTTGACACAGAGGGCCCTTCAGTAAGAACTTTTACCACTAACAGTTAACAGTCTTTTCGAAAAGGTGAGGCGTCGATGAGTGAACACGAGGTGGACACCACCGCGGGGACCGCGGTGGTCGATGCCGACGTGTTCGACAGGCGCGGCACGCTCGGGTCCGCCTCGGACGGGGTGCTGGCCCGGGTCCGCAGCGGCCTCGGCGAGCTGACCGGCGCGCTGCGCCGTGTCGCCGAGCACGTGCTGAGCGACCCGGAGGCTGCCGCCCGATCCACGATCGTGGAGCTCGCCGAGCGCAGCGGCACCTCGCCGGCCACCATCACCCGCTTCTGCCGGGCAATGGGCTTCGAGGGCTACGCGGACTTGCGACTCGGCATCGCCTCCGAAACCGGCCGGGCCCGCTCCGCCGGTTGGACCGTCGACATCGGCCGGGAGATCCAGCCGGGCGACCCCCTCGCGCGGGTCCTCGACCAGATCATGGCCGCCGACACCCGGGCCATGCACGACACCGCCGCGCTGCTCGACCTCGTCGAGGTGGAACGGGCGGCGGTGGCGATCGCCGGCGCCAACCGGGTGAACATCTTCGGCGCCAGCGGCAGCGCGCTGGTCGGCGAGGAGATGCAGTTCAGCCTGCACCGCATCGGCGTGGCCGCGTGGGCCTGGAACGACGTGCACGAGGGCCTGGCAAGCGCGGCGCTGCTGCGTACCGGCGACGTGGCGCTGGGCATCTCCCACACCGGGCAGACGCGGGAGACCATCGAGATGCTGGCCGAGGCCGGCAGCCGGGGCGCCACCACCCTCGCCCTCACCGGCTTCCCCCGCTCACCACTTGCCGAACTGGCCGACATCGTGCTGCTCACCGCCAGCCAGGCCACCACCTTCCGGCCGGACGCGCTCTCCGCCCGCCACCCCCAGTTGGTGGTGCTCGACCTGCTCTACATCGCCGTTGCCCAGCGCACCCACGACCGCGCCCACGCGGCCTTCCGGCGTACCGCGCAGGCCGTCGACGGGCACAAGGCCGCGAAGGGAGCCACTTCATGATCAGTGCCCAGGGGTACGCGGACGCGGTCCGCCCGGTGCTCGACAGGCTGCTCGACTCCGAGGCGGACGGGATCACCCGGGCCGCCGACCTGATCGCCGACAGCCTGCGCGCCGGTGGTGTGCTCCAGGCGTTCGGTGCCGGGCACTCCGAGGGGTTCGCCGCCGAACTGGTCGCCCGGGCCGGCGGGCTGGTCCCCACCAACCGACTCTCGGTACGGGACCTGGTGGTGCACGGCGACGCCCCGCGCGACGTGCTCGCCGACCCCAAGCTGGAGCGCGACCCCTGCATCGCCCACCAGATCTACGACCTCGCGGCACCTCAGCCGCGTGACGTGTTCGTGGTGGCGTCCCAGTCCGGCATCAACGGCTCGGTCGTCGAGCTGGCCGCGCTGGTCACCGAGCGCGGTCACCCGTTGATCGCAGTCACCTCCGTCGAGCACACCGCACGGGTCGCCCCACGGCACCCGTCCGGTCACCGACTCGCCGACCTCGCCGACGTCGTACTGGACAACGGCGCGCCGTACGGCGATGCACTGCTGCCGCTCGAGGGCGGCGGCGCGGTCTGTGCGGTCTCCTCGGTCACCACGGCGCTGCTGGCGCAGCTGCTGACCGCGGAGGTCGTACGACGGTTCCACCAGGCCGGGGAGGTACCCCCTATCTACCTCTCCGCCAACGTCCCCGGTGGGGACGAGCACAACCTCGCCCTCGAGTCGCGGTACGCCGGGCGTCTCCGGCGCACCGCCTGACCCGAAATTCCACAAGGAGAGACGACGATGTCGATTACCCCCGAGCACCCGGCAGCACTCGACCGTCGCACTGTGCTGCGTCGCGCCGCCGCCGTGGGCATGCTCGCCACTCCGGCCATCGGCCTGCTCAGCGCCTGCGCCACAAGCGGCGGCGACGAGAAGAACGAGCAGGCCGCCGAGGGCACCAAGAGCGCCACCAACCCGCTGGGCGTCAAGGAGGACGCCCCGATCGAGGTGATCATCTTCAACGGTGGGTACGGCGAGAAGTACGCCACCGACGTGCACGAGCCGCTGTACA from Micromonospora profundi harbors:
- a CDS encoding carbohydrate ABC transporter permease, coding for MKHGKWPLIVTFLVPPVLLYVVFVVSPYLQAFQISTTDWLGYSADANPVGLANFKALWHDDYVWNALKNNAILLALVPVLTIVLGLFFATMLALGGRKGRAGVTGVRGGALYRTVYFFPQVLSVVIIALLWKEVYHPNKGLLTASLHGLGLPAPTWLGDPATAFWCVLAVMVWSNVGFYVVLFGAAMSAVPKEIYEAVLLDGASRFTTLRRVTLPLLWDTVQVAWVYLAIFALDGFILVQLMTNGGPNFSTDVIGVRMYDTAFGSETKFGYASAIGVVMFFLTLSVAVLSLRVGRRDRIEYS
- a CDS encoding carbohydrate ABC transporter permease, giving the protein MTTLDQPTVSTPTPTTGRDRPVRRELGIANTLSHGFLLLWGLLTVLPLLWMFLSSFKSNGEILADPWGLPGALHWDNWARAWTGAHIGRYFLNSLVVVAGSVSLTMLTGATAAYVFARYEFRGRQFVYYLFVGGLMFPVFLALVPLFFVVRNAGLFGTWTGLILVYSAYSLPFTVFFLTAFFRTLPTSVAEAAMVDGCGHFRLFFRVMLPMARPGLISVAIFNFLSHWNQFLLPQVLMQGDESKWVLAQGLFALSVSQGYAGDYARLFAGLSIAVLPVLAVYVAFQRQVQAGLTAGQLK
- a CDS encoding N-acetylglucosamine kinase, coding for MSDTVVIGLDIGGTSTRATALTLTGERLGTGRAGGGNPTSHGAEQAATELLTALRGALAGTDPARVAAGTIGLAGAARLHADPAGRAAFDRAWHDAGLRCPYAVHGDALVAYASGTADPDGTVLIAGTGAITAQVRDLRLDRVADGHGWLLGDAGSGFWLGREAVRRLLADLDTGRTPGELTTAVLIELMGSADIAARPRDTVDATIQAVTRRPPVELARLAPLVVTAATAGEPVANALIAEAAAHLAASVGRIRPAGATTPVVLGGGLLTGDTPLGTAVRAEVARRWPDAPLRTAGDGAAAAAWLAARDLAEVTDPAALHARLFPIP
- a CDS encoding MurR/RpiR family transcriptional regulator; amino-acid sequence: MSEHEVDTTAGTAVVDADVFDRRGTLGSASDGVLARVRSGLGELTGALRRVAEHVLSDPEAAARSTIVELAERSGTSPATITRFCRAMGFEGYADLRLGIASETGRARSAGWTVDIGREIQPGDPLARVLDQIMAADTRAMHDTAALLDLVEVERAAVAIAGANRVNIFGASGSALVGEEMQFSLHRIGVAAWAWNDVHEGLASAALLRTGDVALGISHTGQTRETIEMLAEAGSRGATTLALTGFPRSPLAELADIVLLTASQATTFRPDALSARHPQLVVLDLLYIAVAQRTHDRAHAAFRRTAQAVDGHKAAKGATS
- a CDS encoding sugar isomerase domain-containing protein, with protein sequence MISAQGYADAVRPVLDRLLDSEADGITRAADLIADSLRAGGVLQAFGAGHSEGFAAELVARAGGLVPTNRLSVRDLVVHGDAPRDVLADPKLERDPCIAHQIYDLAAPQPRDVFVVASQSGINGSVVELAALVTERGHPLIAVTSVEHTARVAPRHPSGHRLADLADVVLDNGAPYGDALLPLEGGGAVCAVSSVTTALLAQLLTAEVVRRFHQAGEVPPIYLSANVPGGDEHNLALESRYAGRLRRTA